A single window of Flavobacterium sp. 140616W15 DNA harbors:
- a CDS encoding methylated-DNA--[protein]-cysteine S-methyltransferase: MKTQENINYNRIADAIDYIKTNFKEQPNLDEVAEKVHLSPFHFQRLFTEWAGTSPKKFLQYISVEHAKKILKENNQATLFDAAFDTGLSGTSRLHDLFVNIEGMTPAEYKNGGKNLAINYSFAESPFGNIIVASTNKGVCYMAFAEDEVTGFNHLQQKFPNAMFARKLDLVQQNALFIFQNDWSKLSEIKLHLKGTDFQLKVWETLLKIPMGQLSTYGSIAQQIDKPNASRAVGTAIGSNPVAFLIPCHRVIQASGTFGGYMWGNTRKTAIIGWEGVQVNPAI, from the coding sequence ATGAAGACACAGGAAAATATCAATTATAATCGCATTGCCGATGCAATAGATTATATCAAAACTAACTTTAAGGAACAACCCAACTTAGATGAGGTTGCCGAAAAAGTACATTTAAGCCCGTTTCACTTTCAACGTTTATTTACCGAATGGGCAGGAACAAGTCCGAAGAAATTCTTGCAATATATTAGTGTAGAACATGCCAAGAAAATCCTCAAAGAAAACAATCAGGCCACTTTATTTGATGCTGCTTTTGATACTGGCCTTTCTGGTACTAGCCGTTTGCATGATCTATTTGTAAACATCGAAGGAATGACTCCTGCTGAATATAAAAACGGTGGTAAAAACTTAGCTATCAATTACAGTTTTGCTGAAAGTCCGTTTGGGAATATTATTGTTGCTTCAACGAATAAAGGGGTTTGTTATATGGCTTTCGCCGAAGATGAAGTAACAGGATTTAATCATTTGCAACAAAAATTCCCAAATGCAATGTTCGCTCGAAAACTAGATTTAGTACAACAAAATGCTTTATTTATTTTTCAGAATGATTGGAGTAAATTATCCGAGATAAAACTGCATTTAAAAGGTACCGATTTTCAATTAAAAGTTTGGGAAACATTGCTTAAGATTCCAATGGGGCAACTTTCAACGTACGGTTCGATTGCACAACAAATAGACAAACCTAATGCTTCTCGTGCAGTAGGAACTGCTATTGGAAGTAACCCTGTAGCATTTTTAATTCCATGTCACCGTGTGATTCAAGCATCAGGAACCTTTGGTGGTTATATGTGGGGAAATACCCGAAAAACAGCTATTATTGGTTGGGAGGGCGTACAAGTAAATCCTGCAATATAA
- a CDS encoding GNAT family N-acetyltransferase, with product MTFKNATISDLKEMQELYIETIKHICKNDYNSAQIDVWISGVKNTERWVAVINTQFVLLAIIEDQIVGFGTLKDGNYIDFFYIHKDFQRQGIADRLLTELQLEAKKANSKVITSDVSITARPFFEKKGFIVKAEQRNIRFGIELINYKMEKNLE from the coding sequence ATGACTTTTAAAAATGCTACTATTTCTGACTTAAAAGAAATGCAAGAATTGTATATCGAAACTATCAAACATATTTGTAAAAACGATTATAATTCAGCCCAAATTGATGTTTGGATTTCGGGAGTTAAAAATACAGAACGCTGGGTTGCGGTTATCAATACTCAATTTGTTTTATTGGCTATTATAGAAGACCAAATTGTTGGCTTTGGAACTTTGAAAGACGGGAACTATATTGATTTCTTTTATATTCATAAAGATTTTCAGCGACAAGGAATAGCTGATAGGCTCTTAACTGAATTACAGCTCGAAGCAAAAAAAGCAAATTCAAAAGTAATAACATCTGACGTAAGCATAACCGCTAGACCATTCTTCGAAAAAAAAGGTTTTATTGTAAAAGCCGAACAGCGAAACATAAGATTCGGTATAGAGCTTATTAATTATAAAATGGAAAAAAACCTAGAGTAG
- a CDS encoding multidrug efflux SMR transporter → MKNFLFLAIAIVFEIIATSALKKSEEFTKLIPSIITIVGYFGAFYFLSFAIRTIPIGIAYAIWSGVGIVLITIIGAVFFKQIPDLPAIIGLALILIGVIVINIFSKTTAH, encoded by the coding sequence ATGAAAAACTTTTTATTCTTAGCCATTGCTATAGTATTTGAAATCATCGCAACCTCTGCACTAAAAAAATCTGAAGAATTCACTAAATTAATTCCAAGTATTATTACGATTGTAGGGTATTTTGGAGCATTTTATTTTCTGAGTTTTGCTATTAGAACTATTCCAATAGGAATCGCTTATGCAATTTGGTCTGGAGTTGGTATCGTTTTAATTACCATAATTGGTGCTGTCTTTTTTAAACAAATTCCTGATTTACCTGCCATTATTGGATTAGCCTTGATACTAATTGGGGTTATTGTAATTAATATTTTTTCTAAAACTACAGCTCATTAA